GTATTGATGAGGACGGCTATGTCTGGATCACGGGCCGCGCCAAAGATCTGATCATCCGCGGTGGTCACAACATCGACCCGGCCGAGATCGAAGAGGCATTGGTGCAGCATCCCGCTGTTGCCGTGACCGGCGCCATCGGTCAGCCCGACGCCTATGCTGGTGAGATCCCCTGCGTCTACGTCGAGCTGGTTGAGGGCGCATCTGCGACTGTTGACGAGTTGATGGAACACTGCAAATCCACGGTCATGGAAAAAGCAGCGATGCCGAAATACGTCGAGATCCTGCCAGAGGTGCCAAAGACTGCGGTTGGCAAGGTCTTTAAGCCCGATCTGCGGAAAATGGCGATCGAGCGGATCTATAACGAGGCGCTTGAGGCGGCGGGCTCACCGGCGCGCGTGGTGAGCGTTTCGGATGACAAGAAACGCGGCCTCGTGGCGCAAATTCAGCGCAATGACGCGACTGAAGAAGACATGACCCGCATCCTTGGCGCCTTCACACGTCCGTGGGAGTGGGCCGCATAAGGGCTCGCAGATATTTTGCGACAAGGGCGAAGGTCGATGCGGCCTTCGCCCTTTTCTTTTGAATTTGTTCGCGCTAACGGTTTTGGATCAGCGAAATCACACGCGCGTATGTGCTTGTTCCAATAGGTGAAACTCATGACCCATATCCTCGCAATCGACCAAGGCACCACCTCTACACGGGCGATCATCTTTGATGCGGATATGAAGATCACTGCGGTGGCGCAGGAAGAGTTCAAACAACATTTTCCGGCCTCTGGCTGGGTGGAACACGCGCCAGAGGATCTGTGGGACACGACGTTGTCGACCTGCACAGCGGTGTTGGAAAAGGCTGGGTTGGCCGCAACTGACGTCACTGCAATCGGCATCACCAACCAGCGCGAGACGACGTTGGTCTGGGACCGCGCAACGGGCAAGCCTGTGCACAAGGCGATTGTCTGGCAGGACCGGCGGACAGCCGACACTTGCCGTGCTTTGAAAGAGGCTGGGCATGAAGAGCTGGTGACTGATGTCACCGGGCTTTTGCTGGATCCCTATTTCTCGTCCACCAAGATCAAGTGGATTTTGGATCAAGACGACACCCTGCGCGACCGCGCGCGGGCAGGGGAGCTGGCCTTTGGCACCGTGGACACTTGGGTCATCTGGAACCTCACCGGCGGCGCTCGCCATGTGACGGACGCGACCAATGCGGCCCGCACGATGCTTTATGACATCCACAAAGGGAAGTGGAGCAGCCGCATCTGTGATTTGCTTGATATTCCTATGGAAATGCTGCCCGAAGTCCTGGATTGCGCCGCTGATTTCGGCGTGACCGATGCGGGTATTCTGGGCGCAGAGATCCCAATTCTTGGTGTCGCAGGCGATCAGCAGGCCGCCACCATCGGGCAGGCTTGTTTTGAGCCGGGCATGATGAAATCCACCTATGGCACCGGCTGTTTCGCCCTAATGAACACCGGCGGCATGTCGGTGAAATCTCACAACCGTTTGTTAACCACCATCGCCTATCAATTAGACGGCAAAACGACC
This is a stretch of genomic DNA from Cognatishimia activa. It encodes these proteins:
- the glpK gene encoding glycerol kinase GlpK, which codes for MTHILAIDQGTTSTRAIIFDADMKITAVAQEEFKQHFPASGWVEHAPEDLWDTTLSTCTAVLEKAGLAATDVTAIGITNQRETTLVWDRATGKPVHKAIVWQDRRTADTCRALKEAGHEELVTDVTGLLLDPYFSSTKIKWILDQDDTLRDRARAGELAFGTVDTWVIWNLTGGARHVTDATNAARTMLYDIHKGKWSSRICDLLDIPMEMLPEVLDCAADFGVTDAGILGAEIPILGVAGDQQAATIGQACFEPGMMKSTYGTGCFALMNTGGMSVKSHNRLLTTIAYQLDGKTTYALEGAIFIAGAVVQWLRDGLGIIEDAKETQALAEQADPAQDLVLVPAFVGLGAPYWAPDCRGAVFGLTRGSGPAEFARAALESVGYQTRDLMEAMKGDMGERAQSGVLRVDGGMTASDWTMQFLSDIIGAPVDRPEVLESTATGAAWLAGMRAGVYPSMEDFAKSWARDRQFEPAMDRDTRDAKYAGWKKAVDATLSV